The nucleotide sequence CGCGGGTGGGTGGCCAGCAGGCCGAGCGCGCTGGGGACGCCGTCGCGGCGGAACTCCGCGTACGCCTCGTCGACCACGACGACGCCGTCGGTGGCCTCGTGCAGGCTGCTGACCAGGTCGAGCGGGACGGCGGTGCCGGTCGGGTTGTTCGGCGACGCGATGAACGTCACCGTCGGCTGGTGCTCGGCCACGGCCTTCGCGGCGAGGTCGGGGTCGATGCCGAAGGTCGCCTCGTCGCGCGGCGCCGTCACCCAGCGGGTCGAGGTGTCGCGGGCGTACTCGGGGTACATCGAGTAGGTCGGCGCGAAGCTGAGCGCCGTCCGTCCCGGGCCGCCGAAGGCCTGCAGGATCTGCAGCATGACCTCGTTGGAGCCGTTGGCCGCCCACACCTGGCCGGTGTCCAGCGCGACGCCGGCCTCGTTGTGCAGGTAGGCGGCCAGCCGCTCGCGCAGCGTCGTCGCCTCGCGGTCGGGGTACCGGTTGAGGTTGCGGACGGCGTCGGCGACCGCGCGGGCGGCGTCGGCGACCAGCCGCTCCGACGGCGGGAACGGGTTCTCGTTGACGTTCAGGCGGACCGGCACGTCGAGCTGGGGCGCGCCGTACGGCTCGACGCCGCGCAGCTCGTCGCGGATCGGGAGCTCACTCATGTCTCGTCCTCGAACCGCGCCGTGATCGCCTCGCCGTGGGCGGGCAGGTCCTCGGCGTCGGCGAGGGTCCGGACGGTGTCGGCGACGGCGCGCAGGGCGGTCTCGTCGTACTCGACGACGTGGACGCCGCGCAGGAACGTCTGCACCGACAGGCCGGACGAGTGCCGCGCGCTGCCGCCGGTGGGGAGCACGTGGTTGGAGCCGGCCGCGTAGTCGCCGAGGCTGACCGGTGACCAGGGGCCGACGAAGACGGCGCCGGCGTTGCGGACGCGTTGTGCGACCAGTGTCGCGTCGCGGGTCTGGATCTCCAGGTGCTCCGCGGCGTAGGCGTCGACGACGGCCAGGCCCTGCGCGAGGTCGTCGACGAGGACGATGCCGGACTGCTCGCCGGCCAGCGCCGTCCGGACCCGTTCGTCGTGCTTCGTGCTCTTGGCGCGCAGGTCGAGCTCGGCGGTGACGGCGTCGGCGAGCGCTTCGCTGTCGGTGACCAGCACCGACGCCGCGAGCGGGTCGTGTTCGGCCTGGCTGACGAGGTCGGCGGCGACGTGCCTGGGGTCGGCCGTCGCGTCGGCCAGCACGGCGATCTCCGTCGGCCCCGCCTCGGCATCGATGCCCACGACCCCGCGCAGCAGCCGCTTCGCCGCCGCGACGTAGACGTTGCCGGGCCCCGTCACCAGGTCGACCGGCTCTACTTCACCGTCGATGCCGTAGGCGAGCATCGCGAGCGCCTGGGCGCCGCCGACCGCGTACACCTCGGTGACGCCGAGCAGCGCGCAGGCCGCCAGGATGGTCGGGTGCGGCAGGCCGCCGGCTCGTGCTTGGGGCGGGCTCGCGACGGCGAGGCTCTGCACCCCCGCGGCCTGCGCCGGGACGACGTTCATGACGACGCTGCTCGGGTAGACCGCCAAGCCGCCGGGCACGTAGAGGCCGACACGGCGGACCGGGATCCACCGCTCGGTGACCGTCCCGCCGGCGACCACCGTCGTGGTCGTGTCGGTGCGGCGCTGGTCGGCGTGGACGAGGCGGGCGCGGCGGATGGACTCCTCGAGCGCTGCCCTGACCCTGGGGTCGAGGGTGCCGAGCGCGTCGTCGATGTCGCCCTGGGCGACCCGCACCTGCTCCAGCTCGACCCCGTCGAACCGCAGCGTCAGCTCCTTGACCGCCGCCAGCCCCCGCTGCCGCACGTCGTCGCAGATCGGCCGCACGGCCTCGAGCGCCGCCTCGACGTCGATCGGGGCGCGTGGGACGAGCGTGCGGTAGTCGAGGCTCTCGCCGGCGGCGAGCCTCCCCCGCAGGTCGATGCGGCGTATCACTCACCCAAGTCTAGGTGTGGCGTTCACCCCTCGGACGCATTGCCCGCATCGCAAGATGCTGCGGCGTGCCGCTGCCGTTGCGGGCCGGTGCGCGGTGCGGATAAGCTGAAGGCAGCCAAGGGCACTAGCCTGCGGAAGTGAGCCCTGCAGCCTACCGGACGGTGGGTGAGCGGGGCTTCGCGCTGTTCAGAGCGCGATCTCCGTCGTGTAGGCCGCCACCCGCGCCCGCCACTGCCCGCCGCGCGACCAGCACCAGGCGATCGCGTCCGGCACGCACAGCAGCAGGTCCTCCTTCGCCCGCAGATGCGTGTAGGCCAGTTCGGGGGCGTAGTCGAGCCCCGCCTGGTAGAGCAGCCGCCTGTCCGCCTCGACCAGCGAGTCGTCCCGCTCGATCACCAGCCGCTGCACGCCGGCCGCGGCGAGGTCCGGGACCAGCCGCTCGAGGCATGCCAACCGCGCCGGCCTCGCATTCTTCGTCGAGTACACCCGATGCTCCGCGCCGAGGCTCTCGATGCCGGTCAGGATCCTGGCGCGGCGGCGGTCGCTCTCATGCGAGAAATGGATGCGCTTCTGCCCACCGGTCAGCAGTCCGCGCATGAACCGCCGAGCGGCGGCGACCTCACTCGCGGGAATCAGGACGACCGCGATGATGTACCTGCCGGCGACCGACTCGTCGACGAACGCGTGCAGCACCACAGGGACCTCCGATCACGGGACAGGCGATCAGTCTGCCTCGCTCGGCCGGAGTGCCCGTGAAGTTATCCACAGGCCGCGTCTACGCAGGTCGCGGCCCTATCCCCCGCAACAACGTGTCCACGACGCGGGCGGCCAGAGCGTCGGGGTCGGAGGCGTCGTCGCCGGCGAGGGTCTCGCCGATCAACGCGTAGTAGACGCGGCGCGCCCAGTCCAGGTCAACCGCGGCGTCGATCGCCCCCGCCGCCTGGGCCTTGCCGAGCAGCTCGACGCAGCGGCGGGAGATGCGGCGCTGCGCCTCGGCCACCGGCGAGTCCGGCCGCATCGAGCTGGCCAGCGCGAACGGCCAGCTCACCTTGACCCGCAGGACGTTCGCGGTGATCTCGTGCAGCGCGACGAGCGGAGGCGCGGTCTCGGGGCGGCCGGCCTCGATGGCGGCGGCCAACTGCTCGACGGCGGCGGCGGACATCGCGTCGACCAGGGCCTGGCGAGTGGCGAACCGGCGGTGGACGGTGGTGCGCGCGACGCCCGCGGCTTGGGCGACCTGCTCCAGCGACGCGCCGGGGTCGCGGGCCAGCACCCGCTCGGCGGCCTCGAGGATCGTCCGGACACTGCGTTCGGCGTCGGCGCGCAGCGGCCGCTCCAGCGATGCACTCACGTCCCCCACGATACAGCTCCGCCATTAACTGCTACAGTTATGTTGCAGTTAACTACCGAGCAGCGACATCAGAGGAGCAACCATGCCCACCGCACTCATCACCGGAGCGTCCTCCGGCATCGGCGCCGAGTTCGCCCGTCAGCTCGCCGCCCGCGGCCACGACGTCGTCCTCGTCGCCCGCTCGAAGGACCGCCTCGAGGCACAGGCCGAAGGCCTCCGCCACGACCACGGCATCGCCGCCACCGTCGTCGCCCGCGACCTCGCCGAGCCCGGCGCGGCCGCCGCCCTCGCGGCCGAACACCACGGAACCGTCGACCTCCTCGTGAACGCCGCCGGCTTCGGCACGGCCGGCCGGTTCGAGCAGATCGCCGCCGGCCGCGACCACGACCAGCTCATGCTCAACGTCGTCGCGCTCGTCGACCTGTGCCGCGGCGTCATCCCGGGCATGCTCGCGCGTGGCAGCGGCGCCGTCGTCAACGTCGGCTCGACCGCGGGCTTCCAGCCGTCGCCGTACTTCGCGACGTACGCCGCGGGCAAGACGTTCGTGCTCAACTTCAGCCTCGCGCTGCGCGCGGAGTACCGCGGCCGCGGCGTCCGCGTGCTCGCCCTCTGCCCCGGCCCGACCCGGACGGCGTTCTTCGACGCCACCGGCGAGCGGGCGGCGATCGGCGGCCGGATGATGACGGCGGAGGCGGTGGTCCGCGCCGGCCTGCGCGGCCTCGACCGCGACCGCGCCTACGTCGTCCCGGGCCTGGGCAACGCGCTCGGCGCACACCTCAACCCGCGGCGGCCGCGGCGACTGGTCGCCGCGATGGCGAAGTCGGTCACCCGGCGCGTCCTCGAACCCTCTAGCTAATCCCTGACCGAAGTCAGACAATATCGCGCATGGAGATCCGAGCGACCGACCCCGAGTCGGACCTGGCCCGGCGGTGCCTGTCGGCGTTCGCGGACGAGCTGCGGGTGCGCTTCCCCGAGGGCTTCGACGACGGCGACCTGGTCGCCGCCCGCGAGCTGGTCCCGCCCGGCGGCGTCCTGCTCGTCGCCACCGCGGACCGCGGGACGGGGCTGGCCTGCGGCGCCGTCCGCACCATCGCTCCCGCGACGGGCGAGCTCAGGCACATGTGGGTGCACCCCGACGCCCGCGGGCAGGGCCTCGGCCGCCGCCTGCTCGGCGAACTGGAGGCGCACGCGACGACGCTCGGGCTGACGACCCTCAAGCTCGGCACGCACGCCGTCCTCACCGAGGCGGTCCAGCTGTATCGGTCGGCCGGCTACGCCGGCGTCGAGCCGTACGGCGACACCCCGCACGTCCACCACTGGTTCGCGAAGCAGCTCACCCAGGCGGCAGACGCGCCCTAGCCGAAGATGGCCCGCACCATCGCCGGCACCGACGCCGCCACCTCGCGCACGTACCCCTGCCGCGTCCCGGGCGGGTTGGAGTCCTTCGAGTCGTGCGCGACGCCGACCGCGTCGAGGCCGAGCGACCGGCACAGCGCGACGGTGCGCGGCAGGTGGAACCGCTGGCTCACCACCAACAGCCGCGACAGCCCGAACTCGTCGCGGGCCCGGACGCACGACGCCCAGGTGTCGACGCCGAGCGGGTCCTCGACGATCGCCTCCGCCGGCACCCCGGCCGACTCGAGGTACCGCCGCATCGCCGCCGGCTCGTCGTACCCGCCCGGCGCCGTCCCGCCGCTGACCAGCAGGGTCCGCGTCCGGCCCAAGTGATAGAGCGCGGCCGCGACGTCCAGCCGCCCGGCCAGCAGCCGCGACGGCACGCCGTCGGCCCGGACGCCGGCGCCCATCACCATCGTCACGTCCTCCGACGGCGCTTCGGCGGGGTTGGACAGAATGCGCCCGGCGCTCGCGGAGTACGCCCAGATCGTCGGCGCGGCCAGGGCGACGACGGCTGCCGTGGCGGCCAGGACGATCCAGCGCCGGCGGCTCATCCGACCACCGGCTCGAGATACCCGTGCAGGACGGCGCGCAGCTCGCCCTCCAGGACGGCGCGCTCGGCGCCCTCGGCGGCGACGATCAGCGGCATCATGGCCCGGACCAGCTGGATCGACACCGTCGCGGCCCGCGCCACGTCGTCGGCCCCCAACTCCGGCGCGCGCGCCGACAGCAGCGCCGACACCCGCCCGAGCAGCGCGGCGTGCAGCGGCGCGACCGCGGCGGTGAGCGACGGCGGCAGGTCCGGCCGGGCGAACAGCGCCTTGAACCCGCGGTTGGCCAGGTTGAACTCGACCAGCGGGCCGGTGATGGCGCTGATCACCTGGTCCAGCGGCAGTGTGGCGAGGTCGGCGCCGTCGAACGCCGCCGTCCGCAACTCGTCCAGCTGCGCGGCGTAGCGCTTGGCCAGCGCGTACGCGATGTTCTGTTTGTTGGCGAAGAACTGGTAGAGCGACCCGGGCGAGATGCCGGCCTTGGCGGCGATGGTGTTGGTGCTGGTCGCCTCGTAGCCGGACTCGGCGAACGCCTCCGCAGCCGCCGTGAGGATCTGCTCGATCCGCGCCTCCCCGCGCGCCTGCCGTTTCGTCACACCACCACCCTGGGATCGATTCGACAAATACGAGCGATTGCTCGTATTGTTCGAACACGAGCTTCGACTCGCCTTTTCATTCAAGCTACCACGAGGGGAGCCGCCCGATCATGCTCGGCCGTTACGTCACCCGCGCGCCACGCCGCGTCCTCGCCGGGTCCGTCCTGCTGTTCCTGCTGGCCGGGGTGCTGGCCGCGAGCGTCATCGAGGCGCTCGCGCTCAACCGGTACGAGGCGCACGGTTCGGAGTCGCTGCAGGCCCGCGCCGCCCTGGCCGAGCAGTTCGGCACCAGCACCTCCAACGTCGCGCTCCTGGTGACGGCGACCGGCGACGGCTCGGTGGACGACGCTTCCGTCGCGGCCGCGGGCGCCGCGCTGACCGAGCGATTGGCCGCCGAGCCCGCCGTCGGCGACGCGTGGTCCTACTGGAGCGAGGGCGCCGCGACGCTGCGCAGCGACGACGGCCGGCATGCGCTCGTGCTGGCCTGGGTCCCGGGCGACGCCGACCACGTCCGCGGCGACGTCCTGCCCGGCCTGACCGAGCGGTTCGCCGGTGCGGACGGCCCGATCGAGGTCGCGGTCGGCGGCGGCGACGAGGTGTTCCGGGTGGTGGCCGAGCAGGCCCGGGCCGACTTCGTGCGCGCAGAGATCGTCATCATCCCGCTGGTCGGCGTGCTGCTATGGCTGGTCTACCGGCGGCTCGGCCCGGCGTTGGTGACGCTCGGCGTGGGCTTGTTCGCCGTCGTCGCGACGCTGGCGGTGCTGCGCATCGTCACGCTGTTCACCGAGGTGTCCACGTTCGCGTCGAACATCGCGTTGGTCATGGGCATCGGGCTGGGCGTCGACTACGGGCTGTTCGTCACCTACCGGTTCCGCGAAGAGCTGGCCCGCGGCCTCGCCGTCCCCGAGGCAGTCCGGGCGGCGGTCGCCGGGGCGGGGCGGACGGTGCTGTTCAGCGGCGCGACGGTGGCGGCGTCGCTGGCCGTGCTGTTCGTGTTCCCGTTCCCGTTCCTGTCGTCGTTCGCCTACGCGGGCATCGCCGTCGTACTGGCGGCGGTGTTCGGTGCGACGGTGATTCTGCCGGCGGCGCTGACGCTGCTCGGCCACCGGGCCGCGCGTCGTAGGCCCGTCGAGGCGGGGCACGAGACCGGCTTCTGGTTCCGGCTCTCGACCGCGGTGATGCGCCGTCCGGTGGTCAGCGGCGGCGCGGCGCTCGTCGTCCTGCTCGGGCTCGGCGCGCCCGCCCTCGGCATCGACTTCGGCTCCCCCGACGACCGCATTCTCCCCGCCAGCCAGCCGGTCCGCGCGCTGTACGACACCATCCGGTCCGACTTCGCGACGGAGGACGCGGACGCCGTCCAGGTGGTCGCGCCGGTGCTCGACGACGCGCAGGTCGCGCCGTACGCGGCGGCGCTGTCCGAGCTGGACGGCGTCGAGCGGGTCGACTCCGCGGCCGGGGCGTTCGCGGGCGGCGCCCGGCTCGCCGACGCCGCCGAGCCCGACCCCGGCCGCTACGCCGACGGCACCGGCGCCTGGTTCGCCGTCGTGCCGACCGGCGAGCGGCTGGCCGACAACCCGACCGGGCTGGTCGCCGACGTGCGCGGGCTGCCCGCGCCGACGGACGTGCTGGTCGGCGGCTACCCGGCCGAGCTGGCCGACTACCGCGACGGCGTCGTCGACCGATTACCGCTGGTCGGCGTGCTGATCCTCGGCGTGTCGTTCGTCGTGCTGTTCCTCATGACCGGGTCGGTGGTCGCGCCACTGAAGGCATCGGTGCTCAACCTGCTCAGCCTGTCGGTGATGTTCGGCGTGCTGGTGTGGGGCTTCCAGGACGGCGGCCTGGCCGACCTGCTCGGCTTCACCCCGACCGGCACCATCGAGCCGAGCATCCCGATCCTGATGTTCTGCGTCGCGTACGGGTTGTCGATGGACTACGAGGTGTTCCTGCTGGCCCGCATCAAGGAGGACTACGACCGCACCGGCGACGTGTACGGGTCGGTGCCGCGCGGCATCGCCCGGTCGGCACCGCTGGTCACCGCCGCGGCGCTGATCCTGGCCGTGTCGTTCGCGGTGTACGCGACCGGCGAGGTGGTGTTCCTGCAGCAACTCGGCATCGGCATGGCGCTGGCGGTCCTCGTCGACGCGACGCTGATCCGCGGCGTCCTCGTGCCCGCGCTGATGCGGCTCGCCGGGCGGGCGAACTGGTGGGCGCCCGGCCCGCTGCGCCGGCTGCACGACCGCATCGGCCTGCGCGAATCGGCCGGCCGGCCAGCCGATCGCGCCCTGCAGGACGTGGTGCAATGAGTGCATGCCGACCCGGACGGTCCCGCTGCTGCCCTGCTCCTCCATCGACGAGATCCGCGACTTCTACCTGCCCCTCGGCTTCGAGGTCGCCTACTACCAGCAGCGCCCGAACCCGTGCGTGGCGCTGCGCCGCGGCGACCTCGACCTGCAGTACTTCGGCATGGACGGCGTCGTGCCGGAGGAGTCCTACAGCACGTGCCTGGTGCTGGTCGAGGACACCGAGCCGCTGTTCGAGGCCTTCGCCGCGGGGCTGCGGGCCAGCTACGGCAAGCTCCCGCTCAGCGGCTTCCCCCGCATCACCCGGCCGCGGCGGCGCAAGAACGCCGGCAACCTCAGCGGGTTCAGCCTCATCGACCCGAGCGGCAACTGGATCCGGGTGATGCGCGACGGCAGCGACGGCGCGGCCGTCGGGCCCGTGACTTCTGCCGGTGACGGGAGCCGGCTCGCGCAGGCGCACGCGAACGCCGTCGTGCTGGCCGACTCCCACGGCGACCCCGCGCAGGCGGCGAAGATCCTGGGCGGGGCGCTCGGCCGGGCCGCGGGCGAAGCCGACGCAGTCGAGCGGTTCGAGGCGCTGGCCTTCCTGGCCGAGCTGCGGGTCCGGGTGGACGACCCCGCAGCGGCCCGCGCCGCC is from Jiangella alkaliphila and encodes:
- a CDS encoding TetR/AcrR family transcriptional regulator — translated: MSASLERPLRADAERSVRTILEAAERVLARDPGASLEQVAQAAGVARTTVHRRFATRQALVDAMSAAAVEQLAAAIEAGRPETAPPLVALHEITANVLRVKVSWPFALASSMRPDSPVAEAQRRISRRCVELLGKAQAAGAIDAAVDLDWARRVYYALIGETLAGDDASDPDALAARVVDTLLRGIGPRPA
- a CDS encoding GNAT family N-acetyltransferase, with product MEIRATDPESDLARRCLSAFADELRVRFPEGFDDGDLVAARELVPPGGVLLVATADRGTGLACGAVRTIAPATGELRHMWVHPDARGQGLGRRLLGELEAHATTLGLTTLKLGTHAVLTEAVQLYRSAGYAGVEPYGDTPHVHHWFAKQLTQAADAP
- a CDS encoding SanA/YdcF family protein, whose amino-acid sequence is MSRRRWIVLAATAAVVALAAPTIWAYSASAGRILSNPAEAPSEDVTMVMGAGVRADGVPSRLLAGRLDVAAALYHLGRTRTLLVSGGTAPGGYDEPAAMRRYLESAGVPAEAIVEDPLGVDTWASCVRARDEFGLSRLLVVSQRFHLPRTVALCRSLGLDAVGVAHDSKDSNPPGTRQGYVREVAASVPAMVRAIFG
- the hisD gene encoding histidinol dehydrogenase; this translates as MIRRIDLRGRLAAGESLDYRTLVPRAPIDVEAALEAVRPICDDVRQRGLAAVKELTLRFDGVELEQVRVAQGDIDDALGTLDPRVRAALEESIRRARLVHADQRRTDTTTTVVAGGTVTERWIPVRRVGLYVPGGLAVYPSSVVMNVVPAQAAGVQSLAVASPPQARAGGLPHPTILAACALLGVTEVYAVGGAQALAMLAYGIDGEVEPVDLVTGPGNVYVAAAKRLLRGVVGIDAEAGPTEIAVLADATADPRHVAADLVSQAEHDPLAASVLVTDSEALADAVTAELDLRAKSTKHDERVRTALAGEQSGIVLVDDLAQGLAVVDAYAAEHLEIQTRDATLVAQRVRNAGAVFVGPWSPVSLGDYAAGSNHVLPTGGSARHSSGLSVQTFLRGVHVVEYDETALRAVADTVRTLADAEDLPAHGEAITARFEDET
- a CDS encoding histidinol-phosphate transaminase codes for the protein MSELPIRDELRGVEPYGAPQLDVPVRLNVNENPFPPSERLVADAARAVADAVRNLNRYPDREATTLRERLAAYLHNEAGVALDTGQVWAANGSNEVMLQILQAFGGPGRTALSFAPTYSMYPEYARDTSTRWVTAPRDEATFGIDPDLAAKAVAEHQPTVTFIASPNNPTGTAVPLDLVSSLHEATDGVVVVDEAYAEFRRDGVPSALGLLATHPRLIVTRTMSKAFAFAGARLGYVAASRQIIDVLRVVRLPYHLSSVTQAVAVVALEHAAELQARVAQLRDERDALAAWLRDAGLTTAESDANFVLFGVFEDRHAVWQALLDHGVLIRETGPDGWLRVSVGTPEETTAFKVALVDVLKEQQR
- a CDS encoding SDR family NAD(P)-dependent oxidoreductase, whose product is MPTALITGASSGIGAEFARQLAARGHDVVLVARSKDRLEAQAEGLRHDHGIAATVVARDLAEPGAAAALAAEHHGTVDLLVNAAGFGTAGRFEQIAAGRDHDQLMLNVVALVDLCRGVIPGMLARGSGAVVNVGSTAGFQPSPYFATYAAGKTFVLNFSLALRAEYRGRGVRVLALCPGPTRTAFFDATGERAAIGGRMMTAEAVVRAGLRGLDRDRAYVVPGLGNALGAHLNPRRPRRLVAAMAKSVTRRVLEPSS
- a CDS encoding TetR/AcrR family transcriptional regulator, encoding MTKRQARGEARIEQILTAAAEAFAESGYEATSTNTIAAKAGISPGSLYQFFANKQNIAYALAKRYAAQLDELRTAAFDGADLATLPLDQVISAITGPLVEFNLANRGFKALFARPDLPPSLTAAVAPLHAALLGRVSALLSARAPELGADDVARAATVSIQLVRAMMPLIVAAEGAERAVLEGELRAVLHGYLEPVVG
- a CDS encoding VOC family protein; this translates as MPTRTVPLLPCSSIDEIRDFYLPLGFEVAYYQQRPNPCVALRRGDLDLQYFGMDGVVPEESYSTCLVLVEDTEPLFEAFAAGLRASYGKLPLSGFPRITRPRRRKNAGNLSGFSLIDPSGNWIRVMRDGSDGAAVGPVTSAGDGSRLAQAHANAVVLADSHGDPAQAAKILGGALGRAAGEADAVERFEALAFLAELRVRVDDPAAARAAIADARAIELTGPERDQLAATFAQLSELDDALL
- a CDS encoding MMPL family transporter, giving the protein MLGRYVTRAPRRVLAGSVLLFLLAGVLAASVIEALALNRYEAHGSESLQARAALAEQFGTSTSNVALLVTATGDGSVDDASVAAAGAALTERLAAEPAVGDAWSYWSEGAATLRSDDGRHALVLAWVPGDADHVRGDVLPGLTERFAGADGPIEVAVGGGDEVFRVVAEQARADFVRAEIVIIPLVGVLLWLVYRRLGPALVTLGVGLFAVVATLAVLRIVTLFTEVSTFASNIALVMGIGLGVDYGLFVTYRFREELARGLAVPEAVRAAVAGAGRTVLFSGATVAASLAVLFVFPFPFLSSFAYAGIAVVLAAVFGATVILPAALTLLGHRAARRRPVEAGHETGFWFRLSTAVMRRPVVSGGAALVVLLGLGAPALGIDFGSPDDRILPASQPVRALYDTIRSDFATEDADAVQVVAPVLDDAQVAPYAAALSELDGVERVDSAAGAFAGGARLADAAEPDPGRYADGTGAWFAVVPTGERLADNPTGLVADVRGLPAPTDVLVGGYPAELADYRDGVVDRLPLVGVLILGVSFVVLFLMTGSVVAPLKASVLNLLSLSVMFGVLVWGFQDGGLADLLGFTPTGTIEPSIPILMFCVAYGLSMDYEVFLLARIKEDYDRTGDVYGSVPRGIARSAPLVTAAALILAVSFAVYATGEVVFLQQLGIGMALAVLVDATLIRGVLVPALMRLAGRANWWAPGPLRRLHDRIGLRESAGRPADRALQDVVQ